AACTGGGCATTTTTTAATTCTTTTCATATTATTCGCCTTAGAAACTAAATTCACAAACAAAAGCAATGTGATCCTTCTCATAAGGCTCTAACTTGACCTTCTCGGTCACTTTAAATCCATGTGTTTTTAATTTTGATTCTTCTTCTTTGAATATCTTATTTGGGGCTTTTGTAACGTCAATACTCCTTGCTTTTATCATCAATATGCCAATTCCATCCTCTTTTAGATATAAACGGGCGTTATCCATGAAAAGTTCAGATTGGTTTGGTTGAGCCACATCTGAATAAAGAACATCCACTTTTTGAAGTAAATTCATGTAATTCTTTGGCTTTGTAGCATCGTCAAGGATTGGAATGATATTTTTACGTTCCCGACTCAAATCAGCCAGTTTATGCATCATCTTCGGCGAAAACTCAACAGAATAAATCAGGCCATTTTTACATATATCCGAGATATGTGAGGGAGTAGTACCCGCTGATGCCCCTAAATAGAGCACTTTTGAGTCTTCATTAAATGGAAATGTTTCCAGACCATTTTGAATTGCAGCTGAAAGTTTTGAACGTCTTGGATCCCATATTCTGTATTCTTTACCTTCAATTTCAACCAATCGTTCACCGTAAACTTTAATTCCCTGATTAAAATTTTCTGTGGCCACATGGCCATCAATTTCATATACTCCCTGAAATTTTTGAATGATTTCCATTTTAAGCTTCTCCTAAACCTCAAATATCTAATTATCAAAATTATTTTCAAATTTCATCATCTTTAATGATGCATCTGTCTTCTAAACTCTGCATGGATTCAAGAATTTCTTCCCGTATTCTGTGAACATTTTCAATTGAGTCTAGAAGTTCAAGTCTTGTGGTGTGAACTGAAGATCTTATGGTTTCTGCTTCAGTTCCAATATTAGCCATTAGATTTTCTGTTTTTTCATGCTGCATATCCATCATACTGCGCATCTGCTCAAAATTATTTTTCAATCTTGCCTCAGTTCTTTTAGAAAACCTTATTGCAACCACAGCTAAAATTGAAGCGATGAAACTTGATATTATTGACAGAACATATAAAGGCAATAAAATATCTACCATAATCTTCTCCCCATCAATAGTAATCTTCAATCTTTTTTCTGTATTTATCCCTCTTTTTCTTTTTCATCTTCTTTTTACCCTTCTTACCGTTCTTCTGGGCTTTTTTAGTCCTTGGAGGAAATGGATATTTCTTTTTAAGCTCTTCAAGATGTTCTTCAAAGCTTTCTTTTATACCTGCATCAAATTCACCAGAATAAACATCCTTTCTAACTGCAAGAGATATTTTAGCAGCCAAAGCTCTGGCAATTTTTCCTTTAAGCCACCATTTAGCGCTTCTAATTTCAGGATACTGATATATCAGGCCATGCTTTGGAGGCCTTTCTCCAGTTTTTAGATGCCTGAAAAGGGCTTTTTCAGCACCCATAATTTGAACAGTGCTTGATGGAAGCAAAGACAATCTTTCTAAGCTCCCTGCATGGGCTACAAGCTTTGCACCCAGCAATGACCCCACAAGGTCGCTTAAATTCGGTGCAATTTCATTCATTTTCTGTTCAACATAATCTGTAAGGGATTTTTTAGTGTCTTGAAGTGACTTTATGGAATCTGCGAAGTTTTTAACCATTTCAAGGTCGAAATCCCCAATTTCAGCCCCAGTGCTTTGATCTGCAATATATATCTCATCTAAAAGTCCTGATTCTATTATGGAGCTCATATCACCATATTCAGCTACTAGGTTTACATATTTTTCCTGATTTTTTATTTTATTCAGTTCAGGGAAATGGATTGAGTGCCATTCCCTTAATCTTTCAATCAATTTGCCTGTTGCATCGTCAATTTCATCTATTGAATTTATTGCCTGGATTAAATAGCTATCCCTGGTTTTAGAAGCTTCTTTTAATTTATAATTGATAATTTCAATGGATAAATCATGTAATATTTCATTTAAATCATCTTCTGCTTCTAAGATTCCATTTTCTACCAGTATTTTATCAATGTTTGATCTTAGAAAGTCACCGGCAACATTTGGAGTTTCAAATTTAAATTTAGATGCTCCCTTTAAGTTCTTATACTTTGATAAAGTTAGATTTGTTTCAATTGTTATTGAATCGCATTTTTTGATATTTCTTTTTAATATTGACTCTTCCTGGAGAGTTAAATTCCCTTTATTTAATTCTATAACTCTTTCTGCAAGTTTTCCTTTTGGGAAAAGTTCATAATCTATGAGTGTGAAACTTTCATCAAAGAGCATAAAGCCCATGAAACAATTTGTAAGATAGCATTTCATAGGGATTAATCTGTATTTTAAGACTTTAAAGTTTATTTATATGGTGACATTGATGTTAGAAACTGAATTATGTAACGTTAAAATGAAAAATCCAACAATGTTAGCCGCAGGCATACTGGGAAGCACAGCCTCCTCGCTTAACTGGGCTTCAAGAAGTGGAGCTGGCGCAGTAGTGACTAAATCTTTTGGTTTGAACCCAAATAAAGGCTATAATAATCCTACAACAGTTGAAGTTACTGGCGGAGTTATAAATGCAATAGGACTTTCAAATCCCGGTGTAGATGCTTTTCTGGAAGAACTTAAAAAGATAGATAGTTCCACCACGACTGTTGCTTCCATTTATGGCTCTTCAAGTGATGAATTTTCTCAAATTGCCTCTAAAATAGAGAATTATGCAGATATGATTGAATTAAATGTTTCCTGTCCCCATGCACAGAAGGGATGCGGAGCTTCAATAGGAGAAGACCCAGAACTAACAGCCAGTATAGTTAAAGCAGTGAAAAATACTGTTAAAATTCCCGTAATTGTAAAATTAACCCCTAATGTTACTGATATTGTTGAAATTGCCATATGGTCCCAAAAAGCGGGATGTGACGGTTTAACACTTATTAATTCAGTTGGTCCGGGGATGAGGATTGATATTGAATCTGGAAATCCAATTCTTTCCAATAAATTCGGTGGACTGTCAGGCCCTGCAATAAAACCAATTGCTCTTCGATGTGTCTATGATATATATGACGCAGTTGAAATTCCAATCATTGGTGTGGGCGGTATAGCAGATTACAGGGACGCTGTAGAATTCATGTTCGCAGGTGCAAAGTGTGTTCAAATTGGAACCGCAATTATGTATAAAGGACTGGATATCTTCAAAGAAATTAATGATGGAATCCAAAAATTCATGATAGAAAAGGAGTACGAAACCATCGATGAAATGGTTGGAATAGCCCATTAACCTAATAAAAATAAAATAAAGGATGTTCTAAGAACATACTTGATATAATATTATATTTAATTAAAATCAGGCAGATAACATGCATATTCCTAAAACTATTGCAATAAAAAGAATAATTAAAGAAACTGAAACTGTTAAAACATTTATATTCGATTTTCCCACTAATAACATCACACCCGGGCAATTTATGATGGTGTGGAACTTTGAAGACGAAAAACCAATGTCGATTTCTTTAATTGACCGGGAAAAAAACGAAATAGGCATATCCATCAAGAAAGTAGGTCCTTTTACAGAAGCTGTACACTCTCTCAAGGTTGGGGATAAACTCGGTTTAAGAGGTCCTTACGGGCATGGCTTTGAAATAAAGGGTTCAAAAATTCTTGCAGTGGGTGGTGGCGTAGGTATGGCTCCTATTGCTGCTTTTGTAGAGTATGCACGAAATAAAGGTGTTGATGTAGATGTTATAACTGCTGCAGCAACAAAAGATGAACTTTTATTTATGGATAAGCTTAAAGCTACAGATATCACTGCCTATGCATGTACAGATGATGGAAGCTTTGGATTTTGCGGTTTTGCCACTGAATTCATGGAAAAAATTCTCCAGGAGAATGATTACGACATGATTGTAACCTGCGGTCCTGAGGTTATGATGAAAGGAGTATTTGAAATCGCAGAAAAATATAAAATCCAGGCCCAATTTTCTCTTGAACGTTATATGAAATGTGGTATAGGCATATGCGGTCAATGCTGCGTGGATGATACGGGTTGGAGAGTTTGTGTGGAAGGTCCGGTGTTTTCAATTGAAGATATTAGATTAATTTCAGAATTCGGAAAATATAAAAGAGATGCATCAGGAATAAAGCATAATATTTAACAATTTTTATTAATTCCCATTTTTAAAGTGATATTATGATTTATAAGTTAAAAGGTACTTTAACATCAGCGGTTTTTGTTATTTTGGCACTTCTTATCATTTCATTTTTCATTCTAACCCCTATGATGAGCATGATTATCCTTGGTCTTGCCTTTGCATATGGAGTTCGTCCAATCTCCAAAAGGATGTTAACCAATTTAAAATTTGAGACACTTTCCATAATAGCCGCAATGATAGTACTTATTTTACCCCTAATAATCATCATCGCTATTGTTATAAGTTCTTTTATTGAATCTGTACCTATAATTGTTGGGGTGGCAAAAAACAGTAATTTAGGCAATATAAATTCCACAACAGTGCAGCAGTTACTGCCAGTAGGACTCCAGACATATACTGGTTCATTAATTAAAGCTGCAAATGTAGGAATTGAAGATATTTTGAGGAATTCGTTGAATTATCTTGTTAATTATGTAGGATCTATACCAACTATTGCTTTCCAGCTCTTCATATTCTTAGCATCAACTTTCTACTTTGCAAAGGACGGTGATAAGTTATTGGAATATATCAAATTTGCCATTCCAACTGATAGAGAGCATTATTTTGATACTCTTTTTAGAGAAGTTGAAAGGGTTTTAAAGAGCATATTTTTTGGACATTTTCTTACCGCAATTTTAACTGGTATAATTGGAGGAGTTGGATTCTGGATCATAGGATATCCTTTCCCTTCATTTTTAGGAATATTAACCGGTTTCTTCCAGCTCATACCGTTTATTGGTCACTGGCCCCTACCTATTGTCCTTGCGGCTTATAGCATTTTTACAGGGAGCTACTTACAAGCTTTTGCTGTTATAACCCTTGGATTGATTATGAGCTTGGTTGACATTTATATCAGACCCAAAATATCCAGTAAATATGCAGATATTCACCCCCTGATATTCATACTCGGATTCCTGTGCGGACCATTGGTATTTGGTCTGGTTGGTTTTATTTTAGGCCCTCTTATATTAGGGGTTA
This genomic window from Methanobacterium sp. contains:
- a CDS encoding dihydroorotate dehydrogenase electron transfer subunit, which encodes MHIPKTIAIKRIIKETETVKTFIFDFPTNNITPGQFMMVWNFEDEKPMSISLIDREKNEIGISIKKVGPFTEAVHSLKVGDKLGLRGPYGHGFEIKGSKILAVGGGVGMAPIAAFVEYARNKGVDVDVITAAATKDELLFMDKLKATDITAYACTDDGSFGFCGFATEFMEKILQENDYDMIVTCGPEVMMKGVFEIAEKYKIQAQFSLERYMKCGIGICGQCCVDDTGWRVCVEGPVFSIEDIRLISEFGKYKRDASGIKHNI
- a CDS encoding AI-2E family transporter, producing the protein MIYKLKGTLTSAVFVILALLIISFFILTPMMSMIILGLAFAYGVRPISKRMLTNLKFETLSIIAAMIVLILPLIIIIAIVISSFIESVPIIVGVAKNSNLGNINSTTVQQLLPVGLQTYTGSLIKAANVGIEDILRNSLNYLVNYVGSIPTIAFQLFIFLASTFYFAKDGDKLLEYIKFAIPTDREHYFDTLFREVERVLKSIFFGHFLTAILTGIIGGVGFWIIGYPFPSFLGILTGFFQLIPFIGHWPLPIVLAAYSIFTGSYLQAFAVITLGLIMSLVDIYIRPKISSKYADIHPLIFILGFLCGPLVFGLVGFILGPLILGVTYAAVKAYKKENDLVKKNKKINP
- a CDS encoding fibrillarin-like rRNA/tRNA 2'-O-methyltransferase, which translates into the protein MEIIQKFQGVYEIDGHVATENFNQGIKVYGERLVEIEGKEYRIWDPRRSKLSAAIQNGLETFPFNEDSKVLYLGASAGTTPSHISDICKNGLIYSVEFSPKMMHKLADLSRERKNIIPILDDATKPKNYMNLLQKVDVLYSDVAQPNQSELFMDNARLYLKEDGIGILMIKARSIDVTKAPNKIFKEEESKLKTHGFKVTEKVKLEPYEKDHIAFVCEFSF
- a CDS encoding ATP-binding protein; this encodes MKCYLTNCFMGFMLFDESFTLIDYELFPKGKLAERVIELNKGNLTLQEESILKRNIKKCDSITIETNLTLSKYKNLKGASKFKFETPNVAGDFLRSNIDKILVENGILEAEDDLNEILHDLSIEIINYKLKEASKTRDSYLIQAINSIDEIDDATGKLIERLREWHSIHFPELNKIKNQEKYVNLVAEYGDMSSIIESGLLDEIYIADQSTGAEIGDFDLEMVKNFADSIKSLQDTKKSLTDYVEQKMNEIAPNLSDLVGSLLGAKLVAHAGSLERLSLLPSSTVQIMGAEKALFRHLKTGERPPKHGLIYQYPEIRSAKWWLKGKIARALAAKISLAVRKDVYSGEFDAGIKESFEEHLEELKKKYPFPPRTKKAQKNGKKGKKKMKKKKRDKYRKKIEDYY
- a CDS encoding dihydroorotate dehydrogenase: MLETELCNVKMKNPTMLAAGILGSTASSLNWASRSGAGAVVTKSFGLNPNKGYNNPTTVEVTGGVINAIGLSNPGVDAFLEELKKIDSSTTTVASIYGSSSDEFSQIASKIENYADMIELNVSCPHAQKGCGASIGEDPELTASIVKAVKNTVKIPVIVKLTPNVTDIVEIAIWSQKAGCDGLTLINSVGPGMRIDIESGNPILSNKFGGLSGPAIKPIALRCVYDIYDAVEIPIIGVGGIADYRDAVEFMFAGAKCVQIGTAIMYKGLDIFKEINDGIQKFMIEKEYETIDEMVGIAH